A single window of Arcobacter sp. F2176 DNA harbors:
- a CDS encoding ATP-binding protein: protein MFESLSFTKKYILALTIIAFLSLLAFFNLSKLLAIQSNDAKLVNMSGNQKIFTREIAFFAIYYKIDKLKLIIKEMEKAHKKLTSLKMSKQVHSIYYGKKTNLDEKVKRYLFHAKRFYTNRNGLSQNYVLKNSEKLLIDLEKAVIIYLKEAQENTKKIQQIETYILILTLITLLCEALFIFMPANKKINKRTNELIREKEFSNAVIESSTNAIITLDSELKIKTFNKEAENIFKYTKNEMLNNAKFTEIVPEKYDILNLKNLKKTQEVEAINKKGESFPIRISFDTCGENEEIAIVVNIQDISKEKLNDKILEQQSKFAALGEMIAIIAHQWRQPLSQLSFNCMYIRKKTNDKEIMREAIDNEEIIQFMSKTITNFQDFYKKTDNTIFNPIISIEQALKIVDSILKLNQVELKKEIDSKIKIFGNSNSLAHIVLSIIQNSIDIVKLNKIKGPSITISLKDTKQHIILCISDNAGGIKIDPIEDIFKPFNTKKEKASTGIGLYMSKIIIKNQFNGTIEAKNIHNGAEFIILLPH, encoded by the coding sequence ATGTTTGAAAGTCTAAGTTTCACAAAAAAATATATTTTAGCTTTAACTATAATTGCATTTTTATCCTTATTAGCATTTTTTAATTTAAGTAAACTTTTAGCTATTCAATCTAATGATGCAAAACTTGTAAATATGAGTGGTAATCAAAAAATTTTTACAAGAGAAATTGCTTTTTTTGCAATTTATTATAAAATTGACAAATTAAAACTTATAATAAAAGAGATGGAGAAGGCACATAAAAAACTTACATCTTTAAAAATGTCAAAACAAGTACATTCTATATATTATGGAAAAAAAACAAATCTAGATGAAAAGGTTAAAAGATATCTTTTTCATGCAAAAAGATTTTATACTAATAGAAATGGACTAAGTCAAAATTATGTTTTAAAGAATTCAGAAAAACTATTAATAGATTTAGAAAAAGCTGTAATTATTTATTTAAAAGAAGCACAAGAAAATACAAAAAAAATACAACAAATCGAAACATATATTTTAATTCTTACTTTGATTACACTACTTTGTGAAGCACTATTTATTTTTATGCCAGCTAACAAAAAAATTAATAAACGTACAAATGAATTAATAAGAGAAAAAGAATTTTCTAATGCAGTTATTGAATCAAGTACAAATGCAATTATTACATTAGATAGTGAATTAAAAATTAAAACATTTAACAAAGAAGCAGAAAATATATTTAAATACACAAAAAACGAAATGCTAAATAATGCAAAATTCACAGAAATAGTTCCAGAAAAATATGATATTTTAAATTTAAAAAATTTAAAAAAAACTCAAGAAGTAGAAGCAATAAATAAAAAAGGAGAAAGTTTTCCTATAAGAATTTCTTTTGATACATGTGGAGAAAATGAAGAAATTGCAATTGTTGTCAATATTCAAGATATCTCAAAAGAAAAATTAAATGATAAAATTCTTGAACAACAATCGAAATTTGCTGCTTTAGGTGAAATGATTGCAATTATTGCTCACCAATGGAGACAACCACTATCACAATTAAGTTTTAATTGCATGTATATCAGAAAAAAGACAAATGATAAAGAAATTATGCGTGAAGCAATTGATAATGAAGAGATTATTCAATTTATGTCAAAAACAATTACAAACTTTCAAGATTTTTATAAAAAAACTGATAATACAATTTTTAATCCTATTATATCTATCGAACAAGCTTTGAAGATTGTAGATTCTATATTAAAATTAAATCAAGTAGAACTAAAAAAAGAGATTGATTCAAAAATAAAAATCTTTGGTAATTCAAATAGTTTAGCACATATTGTTTTGTCAATTATCCAAAATAGTATTGATATCGTAAAATTAAATAAAATAAAAGGTCCCTCAATTACAATCAGTTTAAAAGACACAAAACAACATATTATCTTATGTATTAGTGATAATGCAGGTGGAATAAAAATAGATCCAATTGAAGATATATTTAAACCCTTTAATACAAAAAAAGAAAAAGCATCTACAGGAATTGGACTTTATATGTCAAAGATAATTATAAAAAATCAATTTAATGGAACAATTGAGGCAAAAAATATTCATAATGGAGCAGAGTTTATCATCCTTTTACCTCATTAA
- the nosZ gene encoding Sec-dependent nitrous-oxide reductase — MRKSCNKLFSLVLGTALVTSVASGDTGELSKVMKERGLSEIDVVRAAKTYNPTGVKDKYVVFSSGGQSGQMIVYGVPSMRILKYIAVFTPEPWQGYGFDKDSLKVLRQGNIRGKEINWGDTHHPALSEKDGKYDGRWLVINDKANPRIAVIDLEDFETKQIVVNPVFKSEHGGSFFTPNSEHILEAAQYAAPFDNEYHPIEDYKETYRGGVTVWKFNPKIGRIQPKDSFTIEMPPYMQDLSDSGKGISDGWGFTNSFNTEMYTGGIEVGMPPNEAGMSRNDTDFLHVYNWRKLYELSKNPKNVKIINDHKVIPMDIAVKNDALFLIPEPKSPHGVDVDPTGQYLVVCGKLDTHASVYDFKKIKKLIDKKEFVGKDPYGIPILDMKKSLHGQVELGLGPLHNQYSPKDGEIYTSLYVDSQVVKWNFKDLKVIDKVNVHYNIGHLAGMEGKTADPQGDYIIALNKLSIDRFQNVGPLHPQNHQLIDISGKKMDLLVDMPLPLGEPHQAVAIRASKLHPHVRYEMGTNTKTGKQHIGKTLAGEERIERNGNHVKVYATLVRSHINPERITVNKGDKVTIYMTNLERAQDETHGFTVDNYNIHGSLEPGETSELEFVADKEGVFPYYCTEFCSALHLEMMGYLLVKDPNKKYESAQKLKMKSMSSEELKAEYDKTVAVNNATDTVIQSVVKFLKDNKFQEHKVVADLVTDAFDQYNQIPEQKKKANEALKKGDIEKAILYENMIWQLMVKTADVGIRAKDALVRKIATKQSSAAIRGENTFAEGGCNGCHVIGKVSSGPDLTGVLTRHENGVDWVSKFILSPESKYKEPYVKAMIDYFNLKMPNQHMSKEEVKDIIEYLKWVDENANLF; from the coding sequence ATGAGGAAGTCGTGTAATAAACTTTTTTCATTAGTATTAGGTACTGCACTTGTCACTTCTGTTGCATCAGGAGATACTGGTGAATTATCTAAGGTTATGAAAGAAAGAGGTCTCTCAGAAATTGATGTAGTTAGAGCTGCAAAGACTTACAATCCTACTGGAGTAAAAGATAAATATGTTGTGTTTTCATCAGGTGGGCAATCAGGACAAATGATTGTTTATGGTGTACCTTCGATGAGAATACTTAAATATATTGCTGTATTTACGCCTGAACCATGGCAAGGGTATGGTTTTGATAAAGATTCTCTAAAAGTCTTAAGACAAGGAAATATAAGAGGTAAAGAAATTAATTGGGGTGACACTCATCACCCAGCTTTATCAGAAAAAGACGGAAAGTATGATGGACGATGGTTAGTTATTAATGATAAGGCAAATCCAAGAATCGCTGTAATTGATTTAGAAGATTTTGAAACTAAACAAATTGTTGTAAATCCAGTATTTAAATCAGAACATGGTGGATCATTTTTTACTCCAAATTCAGAACATATTTTAGAAGCAGCACAATATGCAGCTCCTTTCGATAATGAATATCATCCTATTGAAGATTATAAAGAAACTTATAGAGGAGGAGTAACTGTTTGGAAATTTAATCCAAAAATTGGAAGAATTCAACCAAAAGATTCATTTACAATAGAAATGCCTCCTTATATGCAAGATTTATCTGATTCTGGAAAAGGGATAAGTGATGGATGGGGATTTACTAATTCATTTAATACTGAAATGTATACAGGGGGAATTGAAGTAGGAATGCCACCAAATGAAGCTGGTATGTCAAGAAATGATACTGACTTTTTACATGTATATAATTGGAGAAAACTTTATGAATTATCAAAAAATCCCAAAAATGTAAAAATTATAAATGATCATAAAGTAATTCCTATGGATATTGCTGTTAAAAATGATGCTTTATTTTTAATTCCTGAACCTAAGTCTCCCCATGGTGTTGATGTTGATCCTACAGGACAATACTTAGTTGTTTGTGGTAAATTAGATACTCATGCATCTGTTTATGACTTCAAAAAAATAAAAAAGTTAATTGATAAAAAAGAGTTCGTAGGTAAAGATCCTTATGGTATTCCAATTTTAGATATGAAAAAATCACTGCATGGTCAAGTAGAATTAGGACTTGGGCCATTACATAATCAATATTCACCTAAAGATGGAGAAATTTATACTTCACTATATGTTGATTCTCAAGTAGTTAAATGGAATTTCAAAGATTTAAAAGTTATTGACAAAGTAAATGTACATTACAATATTGGTCACTTAGCTGGAATGGAAGGCAAAACTGCTGATCCTCAAGGTGATTATATTATTGCATTAAATAAACTTTCAATTGACAGATTTCAAAATGTTGGTCCTCTTCATCCACAAAATCATCAATTAATTGATATCAGTGGTAAAAAGATGGATTTATTAGTAGATATGCCTCTTCCTTTAGGTGAACCTCACCAAGCAGTTGCAATTAGGGCAAGTAAACTTCATCCTCATGTGCGATATGAGATGGGAACAAATACAAAAACAGGAAAACAACATATTGGAAAAACTTTAGCAGGTGAAGAAAGAATTGAGCGAAATGGAAATCATGTAAAAGTTTATGCGACATTGGTTAGATCTCATATTAATCCAGAGAGAATTACTGTTAATAAAGGTGATAAAGTCACAATTTACATGACAAATCTTGAAAGAGCGCAAGATGAAACTCATGGATTCACAGTTGATAATTACAATATTCATGGTTCATTAGAGCCAGGTGAAACTAGTGAGTTAGAATTTGTAGCAGATAAAGAAGGTGTATTCCCATACTATTGTACAGAGTTTTGTTCTGCTTTACATTTAGAAATGATGGGTTATTTATTAGTTAAAGATCCTAATAAAAAATATGAAAGTGCACAAAAGCTCAAAATGAAATCTATGAGTTCTGAAGAATTAAAAGCTGAATATGACAAAACTGTAGCAGTTAATAATGCTACTGATACAGTTATTCAATCAGTAGTTAAATTTTTAAAAGACAATAAATTTCAAGAACACAAAGTTGTCGCTGATTTAGTAACAGATGCCTTTGATCAATATAATCAAATTCCAGAACAAAAGAAAAAAGCAAATGAAGCTCTTAAAAAAGGCGATATAGAAAAAGCTATTTTATATGAAAATATGATTTGGCAATTAATGGTTAAAACAGCAGATGTAGGAATAAGGGCAAAAGATGCATTAGTTAGAAAGATTGCAACAAAACAAAGCTCTGCTGCTATAAGAGGAGAGAATACTTTTGCAGAAGGTGGATGTAATGGGTGTCATGTAATAGGAAAAGTTTCATCAGGTCCTGATTTAACTGGTGTTTTAACAAGACATGAAAATGGTGTGGATTGGGTTAGTAAATTTATTTTATCACCCGAATCAAAATATAAAGAACCATATGTAAAAGCAATGATTGATTATTTTAATTTAAAAATGCCTAATCAACATATGAGTAAAGAAGAAGTAAAAGATATTATTGAATATCTTAAATGGGTTGATGAAAATGCAAATCTTTTCTAA
- a CDS encoding cbb3-type cytochrome c oxidase subunit I, producing the protein MKYSSQMVAKPYFIFALILLAGEILFGISMGIQYLYGDFLFPAIPFNVLRMVHVNLLIVLLLFGFMGATYYLIPEESERELWSPLLAKITFWVFAVAGVLTILGYLFVPYATLAEITFNELWPTMGREFLEQPTITKIGIVFVVLSYILNVTMTVFKGRRTTISIILLTGLFGLAFFFLFAFYVPDNLVMDKFFWWFVVHLWVEGTWELIMGALLAFVLIKTTGVDREHIDKWLYLIIAMTLISGLAGTGHHFFYIGTPGYWLWIGSIVSAAEPIPFFLMILFAFSMTKNRRIQHNNKIALTWAKGTAIVSFLGAGVWGFMHTLAPVNFYTHGTQLTAAHGHLSFFGAYVMICFTLISYSMPILRGRPHGNGPKAQKVELTSFWLMVIGMIGLTLALTVAGIMQIEMQRIPDSAHALSFMATQAKLSVVYGIRLLFGLMVFVGLLTYFYSFFVKEVKVGN; encoded by the coding sequence ATGAAATATTCATCACAAATGGTCGCAAAGCCATATTTTATTTTTGCACTAATTCTTCTTGCCGGAGAGATTCTTTTTGGTATTAGCATGGGAATACAATACCTATATGGTGATTTTTTATTCCCAGCTATTCCATTTAATGTACTTCGTATGGTACATGTTAATTTACTTATAGTTCTTTTATTATTTGGATTTATGGGTGCAACTTATTATCTTATACCTGAAGAAAGTGAAAGAGAGTTGTGGAGCCCCTTATTAGCAAAAATTACATTTTGGGTATTTGCAGTAGCAGGTGTACTAACAATATTAGGTTATTTGTTTGTGCCTTATGCAACTTTAGCAGAAATTACATTTAATGAGTTATGGCCAACTATGGGGCGTGAATTTTTAGAACAGCCCACTATTACTAAAATAGGTATTGTTTTTGTTGTTTTATCTTATATCTTAAATGTAACGATGACTGTATTCAAAGGTCGAAGAACGACTATATCGATTATTTTACTAACAGGCTTATTTGGACTAGCATTTTTCTTTCTATTCGCATTTTATGTTCCAGATAATCTTGTTATGGATAAGTTTTTCTGGTGGTTTGTTGTTCATTTATGGGTTGAGGGTACTTGGGAACTTATTATGGGTGCACTTTTAGCATTTGTATTAATTAAAACAACAGGTGTTGACCGAGAACACATAGATAAATGGTTGTATTTAATTATTGCGATGACATTGATTTCTGGATTAGCAGGAACAGGGCATCACTTTTTTTATATTGGAACTCCTGGATATTGGTTATGGATAGGTTCTATTGTTTCAGCTGCTGAACCAATTCCATTTTTTCTAATGATACTTTTTGCTTTTAGCATGACAAAAAATCGTCGTATACAACATAATAATAAAATAGCACTTACTTGGGCTAAAGGTACAGCTATTGTATCATTTTTAGGAGCTGGAGTTTGGGGTTTTATGCATACACTTGCACCTGTAAATTTTTATACACACGGTACACAACTAACAGCAGCACATGGGCATTTATCATTTTTTGGTGCGTATGTTATGATATGTTTTACCTTGATATCTTATTCTATGCCGATTCTTAGAGGTCGTCCACATGGAAATGGACCTAAAGCGCAAAAAGTAGAATTGACAAGTTTCTGGTTGATGGTTATTGGTATGATAGGACTTACCTTGGCTCTAACTGTTGCTGGAATAATGCAAATTGAAATGCAAAGAATCCCTGATTCAGCTCATGCTCTTAGTTTCATGGCTACACAAGCAAAATTATCAGTAGTTTATGGAATTCGTTTATTATTTGGACTAATGGTTTTTGTTGGATTATTGACATATTTTTACAGTTTCTTTGTTAAAGAGGTAAAGGTAGGCAATTAA
- a CDS encoding nitric oxide reductase activation protein NorD, with product MDEKVGKLWAKYLTKKTSSIYEEEQVFFSERSRALKIFYHLLGGDKAKSINITDKRFIKTSRTFFEKISGTGKTFFLSWQDEKGIYLPASLAYFPSKKYNEMHYYWLIAMLSKININSNNIIEENMKTISFLVEKYSGFREFYDYAQEFMIKNSLEFLNHQYLSPLWIYPALSNSNKLLDFDDEDEPLREKEKQDETETLKMKKKAEQINDKKETDGLLLFLPESLMSLLEQVNVDRQENDTFDEDALYNAEILDEITLGQKDANLSSRLKMDLDISAETLEEYPLGKGHFIDEWDYKKECYLKNYVCIKPFIWINVEPIKLPQRHVKMMKKIQHELDLMELDRIKRDNLPYGDEINIDSWIDYKSHKNCSNHSQRFFETYERKTRDISTLILADVSLSTEAGITQEIRVIDMIKDALMVFSESLYRLQDCFAIYTFSSIKNTKVNFHIIKNFKEKYTDLARGRINTIKPGYYTRMGAGIRESAKILDKQQSKNKLLLILSDGKPNDVDKYDGRYGIEDTKKAIEEVKKKGIIPFCITIDMDAKEYLPYLFGQNAYAVIRDPKKLPKVLPEIYMNLTKGN from the coding sequence ATGGATGAAAAAGTTGGAAAGTTATGGGCTAAATATTTAACAAAAAAAACATCTAGTATTTATGAAGAAGAACAGGTGTTCTTTTCTGAAAGAAGTAGAGCTTTAAAAATATTTTATCACCTCTTAGGAGGTGATAAAGCTAAAAGTATAAATATTACTGACAAAAGATTTATAAAAACTTCACGAACTTTTTTTGAAAAGATTTCAGGAACAGGCAAAACTTTTTTTCTTTCTTGGCAGGATGAAAAAGGGATTTATTTGCCTGCTTCATTAGCTTACTTTCCTTCTAAAAAATATAATGAGATGCATTATTACTGGCTTATTGCAATGTTAAGTAAAATCAATATAAACAGTAATAATATAATAGAAGAAAATATGAAAACGATTAGTTTTCTTGTAGAAAAATATTCTGGATTTAGAGAATTTTATGATTATGCACAAGAGTTTATGATTAAAAATTCTTTGGAATTTTTAAACCATCAATATTTAAGCCCCTTATGGATTTATCCTGCCTTATCAAATAGCAATAAGTTACTTGATTTTGATGATGAAGATGAACCATTAAGAGAAAAAGAAAAGCAAGATGAGACTGAAACATTAAAGATGAAAAAAAAAGCTGAGCAAATTAATGATAAAAAAGAAACAGATGGTCTTTTATTATTTTTGCCTGAATCACTTATGAGTCTTTTGGAACAGGTTAATGTTGATAGACAAGAAAATGATACTTTTGATGAAGATGCTCTTTATAATGCAGAAATATTAGATGAAATAACATTAGGACAAAAAGATGCAAATCTTTCTTCAAGACTTAAAATGGATTTAGATATATCAGCAGAAACTCTTGAAGAATATCCTCTTGGAAAAGGGCATTTTATCGATGAATGGGATTATAAAAAAGAGTGTTATTTGAAAAATTATGTCTGTATAAAACCATTTATTTGGATAAATGTAGAACCCATAAAATTACCACAACGACATGTAAAAATGATGAAAAAAATTCAACATGAATTGGATTTGATGGAACTTGACCGAATCAAAAGAGATAATCTTCCTTATGGTGATGAGATTAATATTGATTCATGGATTGATTATAAAAGTCATAAAAATTGTTCAAATCATTCTCAAAGATTCTTTGAGACTTATGAAAGAAAAACAAGAGATATTTCAACATTGATTTTAGCGGATGTATCCCTTTCAACAGAAGCTGGAATAACACAAGAAATCCGTGTCATAGATATGATTAAAGATGCTTTGATGGTATTCTCAGAATCACTTTACAGACTTCAAGATTGCTTTGCTATTTATACTTTTTCATCTATTAAAAATACAAAAGTCAATTTTCATATTATTAAAAATTTTAAAGAAAAATACACTGATTTAGCACGCGGTCGCATAAATACAATAAAACCGGGTTATTATACTCGTATGGGAGCTGGAATAAGAGAAAGTGCTAAGATTTTGGATAAACAACAATCTAAAAATAAACTATTGCTCATACTTAGCGACGGAAAGCCAAATGATGTGGACAAATATGATGGCCGTTATGGAATAGAAGATACAAAAAAAGCTATAGAAGAGGTAAAGAAAAAAGGAATTATTCCTTTTTGTATTACTATAGATATGGATGCAAAAGAGTATTTGCCTTATCTTTTTGGTCAAAATGCATATGCTGTTATTCGTGATCCTAAAAAACTCCCCAAGGTACTACCAGAAATATATATGAATTTAACAAAAGGAAATTAA
- a CDS encoding response regulator transcription factor produces MKERCEIKLKKSTILLAEDEENLRNSFKKILLLYVNEVYTASDGEEAFEIYNRCKPDILITDLKMPKLNGLDLIKIIRKENENIPIIVTSAYTDQSFLLESIKLSLVEYAIKPIREINLSQLLESCANILLKNSKTIINLGNQNFYDYDNKNFISKGNNILLTNKEISFFEILLAHKGTLVTKSDIEDKLYIYEEAPPSALKNLVFKLRKKLKVDVIKSVSKLGYIIE; encoded by the coding sequence ATGAAAGAAAGATGTGAAATTAAACTAAAAAAATCTACTATTCTTTTAGCAGAGGATGAAGAAAATTTAAGAAATAGTTTTAAAAAAATTTTATTACTTTATGTTAATGAAGTTTATACTGCTTCAGATGGAGAAGAGGCTTTTGAAATTTATAATAGATGTAAACCAGATATTCTTATAACAGATCTTAAAATGCCAAAATTAAATGGGTTAGACTTAATAAAAATTATTAGGAAAGAAAATGAAAATATCCCTATAATCGTTACAAGTGCATATACTGATCAAAGTTTTTTATTAGAATCTATTAAATTGTCTTTAGTAGAATATGCAATAAAACCTATTCGAGAAATTAACTTATCCCAATTACTTGAATCATGTGCAAATATTTTATTAAAAAATTCAAAGACTATTATAAATCTTGGAAATCAGAATTTTTATGATTATGATAATAAAAATTTTATTTCTAAAGGAAATAATATTCTTCTTACAAATAAAGAAATCTCTTTCTTTGAAATACTTTTAGCACATAAAGGTACATTAGTTACTAAATCTGATATTGAAGATAAACTATATATTTATGAAGAAGCTCCCCCAAGTGCCTTGAAAAACCTTGTTTTTAAACTAAGAAAAAAACTAAAAGTAGATGTTATTAAAAGTGTTTCAAAATTAGGTTATATAATAGAATAA
- a CDS encoding CbbQ/NirQ/NorQ/GpvN family protein — MSKNYYLQQSNEVELFKTASSMNLPILIKGPTGCGKTRFIETMGEELGLDVYTVVCHDDLSAADLVGRHLIDEKGTFWQDGPLTKAVRNGGICYLDEIIEARKDTTVVLHSLADYRRTLPIDRTGEVIEAHPNFMLVVSYNPGYQNILKGMKPSTKQRFISLSFDYPKATLEKEIIIKESNVDEKTAEKLVNIAGEIRQLSDSDIQESVSTRLLIYAAKLITKGFNPYEACMHSIVESLSDEDDVLEVLEKLISLHFKKSCDVSKLCS; from the coding sequence ATGTCTAAAAATTATTATTTACAACAATCAAATGAAGTAGAACTATTTAAAACTGCTTCTTCAATGAATTTACCAATTTTAATAAAAGGACCGACGGGATGTGGTAAAACGCGTTTTATTGAGACTATGGGAGAAGAGTTAGGGCTAGATGTTTACACTGTTGTCTGCCACGATGACTTGAGTGCAGCTGATTTGGTTGGGCGTCATCTTATAGATGAAAAAGGTACTTTTTGGCAAGATGGACCACTTACAAAAGCTGTAAGAAATGGTGGTATTTGTTATCTAGATGAGATTATTGAAGCTAGAAAAGACACAACAGTAGTTTTGCATTCATTAGCTGATTACAGACGCACTCTACCTATAGATAGAACGGGAGAAGTTATAGAAGCTCACCCAAACTTTATGTTAGTTGTCTCTTATAATCCTGGTTATCAAAATATATTAAAAGGAATGAAACCTAGTACTAAACAGCGTTTTATCTCACTTAGTTTTGATTATCCAAAAGCTACTTTGGAAAAAGAAATTATAATAAAAGAAAGTAATGTTGATGAAAAAACAGCAGAAAAACTTGTAAATATCGCAGGAGAAATTCGTCAATTAAGTGATAGCGATATCCAAGAATCTGTGTCTACAAGATTACTTATATATGCAGCAAAACTTATAACAAAAGGATTTAATCCTTATGAAGCTTGTATGCATTCGATTGTTGAATCTCTTAGTGATGAAGATGATGTTTTAGAAGTACTTGAAAAACTGATATCTTTACATTTTAAAAAGAGTTGTGATGTTTCAAAATTGTGTAGTTAA
- a CDS encoding cytochrome c: MGERITKNTAKNIYFGGGLFAILVFAGLTFDTVNKIPELSHEEKVTKSVALGKKVWENNNCVGCHTILGEGAYYAPELGNAFKRLGESNEKAFKAYLSGWMAAQPLDIPNRRKMPQFNLTPEQINSLADFLIWTSKVNTQEWPPNIQG, translated from the coding sequence ATGGGTGAGCGTATTACTAAAAATACGGCCAAAAATATCTACTTCGGTGGAGGTCTTTTTGCGATTTTGGTATTTGCAGGACTTACTTTTGATACTGTTAATAAAATTCCAGAACTAAGTCACGAAGAAAAAGTTACCAAGTCAGTTGCTCTTGGAAAAAAAGTATGGGAAAATAACAATTGTGTAGGATGCCATACTATATTAGGTGAGGGTGCTTATTATGCTCCTGAGCTAGGTAATGCATTTAAACGATTGGGTGAAAGTAATGAAAAAGCATTTAAAGCATATTTATCAGGATGGATGGCTGCTCAACCATTAGATATTCCTAATAGAAGAAAAATGCCACAGTTTAATTTAACACCAGAACAAATAAATAGTCTTGCAGATTTTTTAATTTGGACATCAAAGGTTAATACACAAGAGTGGCCACCAAATATTCAAGGATAA
- a CDS encoding Rrf2 family transcriptional regulator, giving the protein MQLHNTSQYAIRILSYITNQKKESLLNAKELSENLSIPYKFLTKIMGELVRTGLIKSIRGREGGYELNKAASDIKISDILDIFNDSLQEERCILGIGHCDCLNKCALHDQWIQPKSLIEEMFKETTLDKLANNEGKI; this is encoded by the coding sequence ATGCAATTACACAATACTTCACAATATGCAATTAGGATTTTAAGTTATATTACAAATCAAAAGAAAGAATCTCTTCTTAATGCAAAAGAACTTTCAGAAAATTTATCAATTCCGTATAAATTTTTAACAAAAATCATGGGAGAGCTTGTAAGAACCGGCTTAATTAAATCAATTAGAGGAAGAGAAGGTGGATACGAACTAAATAAAGCAGCATCAGATATAAAAATATCAGATATATTAGATATATTTAATGATTCACTTCAAGAAGAGAGATGTATTTTAGGCATAGGTCATTGTGATTGCTTGAATAAATGTGCTTTACATGATCAATGGATTCAACCAAAAAGTTTAATAGAAGAGATGTTTAAAGAAACGACTTTAGACAAACTTGCAAATAATGAAGGAAAAATATAA